A genomic region of Alnus glutinosa chromosome 11, dhAlnGlut1.1, whole genome shotgun sequence contains the following coding sequences:
- the LOC133882206 gene encoding probable amidase At4g34880 — MTSVATKKSQLSFCLFSSLLLILLATLSSAVQAIKGHGLSSLREATVQDIHLAFKQNRLTSRRLVEFYLKQISRLNPVLKGVLEVNPDVLFQADKADHERYTHAPISLSPLHGIPILLKDNIATKDKLNTTAGSYALLRSVVPRDSGVAAKLRKAGAIILGKASLTEWSAFRSNNAPNGWNGRGGQGQSPYTMGNPCGSSSGSAISVAANMVAVSVGTETDGSILCPSSKNLVVGIKPTVGLTSRAGVVPISPRQDSVGPICRTVSDAVYVLDVIAGIDYNDNATIETSRYIPKGGYAQFLKADGLRGKRLGIVRDFYNYGSDTIFNRTVEQHLDTLRQRGAVLVDNLKIANLAEYYSSSSENTALIAEFKIALNAYLSELVSSPIRSLADAIAFNKENPKLERIDDYGQDIFIQAQATNGIGKKEKAALANLARLTRDGFLELMKKKKLDALVTPDYDVSTILAVGGFPGIIVPAGFDSAGTPFGICFGGVKGSEPKLIEIAYGFEQATKIRKPPKIEV, encoded by the exons ATGACTTCCGTGGCTACCAAGAAGTCACAACTCTCCTTCTGTCTCTTCTCATCACTGCTCCTGATTCTTCTAGCCACATTATCGTCCGCGGTCCAAGCCATCAAGGGCCATGGACTCTCATCACTCAGAGAAGCCACCGTGCAAGATATCCACCTCGCTTTCAAGCAAAACCGGCTCACTTCTAGGAGACTCGTTGAGTTCTACCTTAAACAAATCAGCAGACTGAACCCGGTCCTTAAGGGGGTCTTGGAGGTTAACCCAGACGTACTGTTTCAAGCTGATAAAGCTGACCACGAGCGTTATACTCATGCGCCTATCTCCCTCTCTCCGTTGCACGGCATCCCCATTTTGCTCAAAGATAACATTGCAACCAAGGATAAGCTGAACACCACCGCTGGTTCGTACGCGCTGCTCCGCTCAGTTGTGCCACGGGATTCGGGCGTGGCAGCCAAGTTGAGGAAAGCTGGGGCTATCATATTGGGAAAGGCCAGCTTGACCGAGTGGTCTGCTTTTAGGTCCAACAATGCACCCAATGGTTGGAACGGCAGAGGTGGGCAAGGGCAG AGTCCTTATACAATGGGAAATCCTTGTGGTTCTAGTAGTGGATCGGCAATATCAGTAGCAGCAAATATGGTAGCAGTGTCGGTGGGAACCGAGACTGATGGCTCTATTTTGTGTCCGTCCAGTAAAAACTTGGTGGTGGGCATCAAACCAACAGTCGGTCTCACAAGCCGAGCAGGTGTCGTACCAATATCCCCAAGACAGGACAGTGTGGG GCCCATTTGTAGGACAGTATCGGATGCCGTTTATGTTCTTGATGTCATTGCAGGCATAGACTACAACGACAATGCAACAATTGAAACATCAAGGTACATTCCAAAAGGGGGCTATGCACAATTTCTTAAGGCTGATGGGCTCCGAGGAAAGAGACTGGGGATAGTGAGAGACTTCTACAATTACGGCAGTGATACCATTTTCAATCGAACTGTTGAGCAACATCTTGACACTTTAAG GCAACGAGGTGCAGTTTTGGTAGACAATCTGAAAATAGCCAATCTTGCTGAATACTATTCCTCGAGCAGTGAAAATACTGCATTGATAGCTGAGTTCAAAATAGCGTTGAATGCATATCTAAGTGAGCTAGTGTCTTCCCCAATTCGTTCCTTGGCTGATGCGATTGCATTCAACAAGGAAAACCCAAAATTG GAGAGGATAGACGACTATGGGCAAGACATTTTTATACAAGCCCAAGCAACAAATGGGATTGGAAAGAAAGAGAAGGCTGCGTTGGCAAATTTAGCCAGACTGACTAGAGATGGTTTCCTCGAgttgatgaaaaagaaaaagctagacGCCCTGGTGACTCCTGATTATGATGTTTCTACTATCCTTGCAGTTGGGGGCTTTCCAGGAATAATTGTTCCCGCAGGATTTGACTCTGCGGGGACACCATTCGGCATTTGCTTTGGAGGAGTAAAAGGTTCGGAGCCAAAACTAATTGAGATTGCATATGGCTTCGAGCAAGCCACAAAGATAAGGAAGCCTCCTAAAATTGAAGTTTAA
- the LOC133882193 gene encoding probable amidase At4g34880 isoform X1, with protein MATKKSQLCFSLFSSLLLILLATLSSGVQAIKGHGLSSHREATVQDIHLAFKQNRLTSRRLVEFYLKQISRLNLVLKGVLEVNPDALFQADKADHERYTHAPISLSPLHGIPILLKDNIATKDKLNTTAGSYALLRSVVPRDSGVATKLRKAGAIILGKASLSEWSHFRSNNAPSGWSGRGGQGKSPYTMGDPCGSSSGSAISVAANMAAMSVGTETDGSILCPSSRNLVVGIKPTVGLTSRAGVIPISPRQDSVGPICRTVSDAVYVLDVIAGIDYNDNATIETSRYIPKGGYAQFLKADGLRGKRLGIVRDFYNYGNDAILNRTVEQHLDT; from the exons ATGGCTACCAAGAAGTCACAACTctgcttctctctcttctcatcccTGCTCCTGATTCTCCTAGCCACATTATCGTCCGGGGTCCAAGCCATCAAGGGCCATGGACTCTCATCGCACAGAGAAGCCACCGTGCAAGATATCCACCTCGCTTTCAAGCAAAACCGGCTGACTTCCAGGAGGCTCGTTGAGTTCTACCTTAAACAAATCAGCAGACTGAACCTGGTCCTTAAGGGGGTCTTGGAGGTGAACCCAGACGCACTGTTTCAAGCTGATAAAGCTGACCACGAGCGTTATACTCATGCGCCTATCTCACTCTCTCCGTTGCACGGCATCCCCATTTTGCTCAAAGACAACATTGCAACCAAGGATAAGCTGAACACCACCGCTGGTTCGTACGCACTGCTCCGCTCAGTTGTGCCACGGGATTCGGGCGTCGCAACCAAGTTGAGGAAAGCCGGGGCTATCATATTGGGGAAGGCCAGCTTGAGCGAGTGGTCTCATTTTAGGTCCAACAATGCACCCAGTGGTTGGAGTGGCAGAGGTGGGCAAGGAAAG AGTCCTTATACAATGGGAGATCCTTGCGGGTCTAGTAGTGGATCGGCAATATCAGTAGCGGCAAATATGGCAGCAATGTCGGTGGGAACCGAGACTGATGGCTCTATCTTGTGTCCATCCAGTAGAAACTTGGTGGTGGGCATCAAACCAACGGTCGGTCTCACTAGCCGAGCAGGTGTCATACCAATCTCCCCAAGACAGGACAGCGTGGG GCCCATTTGTAGGACAGTATCGGATGCCGTTTATGTTCTTGATGTCATTGCAGGCATAGACTACAACGACAATGCAACAATTGAAACATCAAGGTACATTCCAAAAGGGGGCTATGCACAATTTCTTAAGGCTGATGGGCTCCGAGGAAAGAGACTGGGGATAGTGAGAGACTTCTACAATTACGGCAATGATGCCATTTTGAATCGAACTGTTGAGCAACATCTTGACACTTAA
- the LOC133882193 gene encoding probable amidase At4g34880 isoform X2 — protein MATKKSQLCFSLFSSLLLILLATLSSGVQAIKGHGLSSHREATVQDIHLAFKQNRLTSRRLVEFYLKQISRLNLVLKGVLEVNPDALFQADKADHERYTHAPISLSPLHGIPILLKDNIATKDKLNTTAGSYALLRSVVPRDSGVATKLRKAGAIILGKASLSEWSHFRSNNAPSGWSGRGGQGKSPYTMGDPCGSSSGSAISVAANMAAMSVGTETDGSILCPSSRNLVVGIKPTVGLTSRAGVIPISPRQDSVGHRLQRQCNN, from the exons ATGGCTACCAAGAAGTCACAACTctgcttctctctcttctcatcccTGCTCCTGATTCTCCTAGCCACATTATCGTCCGGGGTCCAAGCCATCAAGGGCCATGGACTCTCATCGCACAGAGAAGCCACCGTGCAAGATATCCACCTCGCTTTCAAGCAAAACCGGCTGACTTCCAGGAGGCTCGTTGAGTTCTACCTTAAACAAATCAGCAGACTGAACCTGGTCCTTAAGGGGGTCTTGGAGGTGAACCCAGACGCACTGTTTCAAGCTGATAAAGCTGACCACGAGCGTTATACTCATGCGCCTATCTCACTCTCTCCGTTGCACGGCATCCCCATTTTGCTCAAAGACAACATTGCAACCAAGGATAAGCTGAACACCACCGCTGGTTCGTACGCACTGCTCCGCTCAGTTGTGCCACGGGATTCGGGCGTCGCAACCAAGTTGAGGAAAGCCGGGGCTATCATATTGGGGAAGGCCAGCTTGAGCGAGTGGTCTCATTTTAGGTCCAACAATGCACCCAGTGGTTGGAGTGGCAGAGGTGGGCAAGGAAAG AGTCCTTATACAATGGGAGATCCTTGCGGGTCTAGTAGTGGATCGGCAATATCAGTAGCGGCAAATATGGCAGCAATGTCGGTGGGAACCGAGACTGATGGCTCTATCTTGTGTCCATCCAGTAGAAACTTGGTGGTGGGCATCAAACCAACGGTCGGTCTCACTAGCCGAGCAGGTGTCATACCAATCTCCCCAAGACAGGACAGCGTGGG GCATAGACTACAACGACAATGCAACAATTGA
- the LOC133882106 gene encoding probable amidase At4g34880, with amino-acid sequence MTSMATKKSQLSFSLFSSLLLILLATLSSGVQAIKGHGLSSLREATVQDIHLAFKQNRLTSRRLVEFYLKQISRLNPVLKGVLEVNPDVLFQADKADHERYTHAPISLSPLHGIPILLKDNIATKDKLNTTAGSYALLRSVVPRDSGVATKLRKAGAIILGKASLREWSGFRSYNAPGGWSGRGGQGQSPYTMGDPCGSSSGSAISVAANMAAVSVGTETDGSILCPSSRNLVVGIKTTVGLTSRAGVIPISPRQDSVGPICRTVSDAVYVLDVIAGTDYNDNATIETSRYIPKGGYAQFLKADGLRGKRLGIVRDVFYDFGNDTILNRTVEQHLDTLRLRGAVLVDNLKIANLAEYYSSSSEITALLAEFKIALNEYLSELVSSPIRSLADAIAFNKKNPKLERIDDYGQDIFIQAQATNGIGKKEKAALANLARLTRDGFLELMKKKKLDALVTPDSDVSTILAVGGFPGIIVPAGFHSEGTPFGICFGGVKGSEPKLIEIAYGFEQATKIRKPPKIEVQGTL; translated from the exons ATGACTTCCATGGCTACCAAGAAGTCACaactctccttctctctcttctcatcccTGCTCCTGATTCTTCTAGCCACATTATCGTCAGGGGTCCAAGCCATCAAGGGCCATGGACTCTCATCACTCAGAGAAGCCACCGTGCAAGATATCCACCTCGCTTTCAAGCAAAACCGGCTCACTTCTAGGAGACTCGTTGAGTTCTACCTTAAACAAATCAGCAGACTGAACCCGGTCCTTAAGGGGGTCTTGGAGGTGAACCCAGACGTACTGTTTCAAGCTGATAAAGCTGACCACGAGCGTTATACTCATGCGCCTATCTCACTCTCTCCGTTGCACGGCATCCCCATTTTGCTCAAAGATAACATTGCAACCAAGGATAAGCTGAACACCACCGCTGGTTCGTACGCTCTGCTCCGCTCAGTTGTGCCACGGGATTCGGGCGTCGCAACCAAGTTGAGGAAAGCCGGGGCTATTATATTGGGAAAGGCCAGCTTGAGGGAGTGGTCTGGTTTTAGGTCCTACAATGCACCCGGTGGTTGGAGCGGCAGAGGTGGGCAAGGGCAG AGTCCTTATACAATGGGAGATCCTTGCGGGTCTAGTAGTGGATCGGCAATATCAGTAGCGGCAAATATGGCAGCAGTGTCGGTGGGAACCGAGACTGATGGCTCTATTTTGTGTCCGTCCAGTAGAAACTTGGTGGTAGGCATCAAAACAACGGTCGGTCTCACTAGTCGAGCAGGTGTCATACCAATCTCGCCAAGGCAGGACAGTGTGGG GCCCATTTGTAGGACAGTATCAGATGCCGTTTATGTTCTTGATGTCATTGCAGGCACAGACTACAACGACAATGCAACAATTGAAACATCAAGGTACATTCCAAAAGGGGGCTATGCACAATTTCTTAAGGCTGATGGGCTCCGAGGAAAAAGACTGGGGATAGTGAGAGACGTCTTCTACGATTTCGGCAATGATACCATTTTGAATCGAACTGTTGAGCAACATCTTGACACTTTAAG GCTACGAGGTGCAGTTTTGGTAGACAATCTGAAAATAGCCAATCTTGCTGAATACTATTCTTCGAGCAGTGAAATTACCGCATTGCTGGCTGAGTTCAAAATAGCCCTGAATGAATATCTAAGTGAGCTAGTGTCTTCCCCAATTCGTTCCTTGGCTGATGCGATTGCCTTCaacaagaaaaacccaaaattg GAGAGGATAGACGACTATGGGCAAGACATTTTTATACAAGCCCAGGCAACAAATGGGATTGGAAAGAAAGAGAAGGCTGCGTTGGCAAATTTAGCCAGACTGACTAGAGATGGTTTCCTCGAgttgatgaaaaagaaaaagctagacGCCTTGGTGACTCCTGATTCTGATGTTTCTACTATCCTTGCAGTTGGGGGTTTTCCGGGAATAATTGTTCCCGCAGGATTTCACTCTGAGGGGACACCATTCGGCATTTGCTTTGGAGGTGTAAAAGGTTCGGAGCCAAAGCTAATTGAGATTGCATATGGCTTTGAGCAAGCCACAAAGATAAGGAAGCCTCctaaaattgaagttcaagGCACTCTCTGA